Below is a window of Lytechinus variegatus isolate NC3 chromosome 4, Lvar_3.0, whole genome shotgun sequence DNA.
CCCatgcgacccccccccccccccaacaaaaaaattgcattcttaTAGTTTTCGATTTAGAAATAAACAAGATCGGAATGACTGATCATGGTGTATACTTCTCGTATTGACTTTATGACTTACCTGAGATTCTTCCAATTCTTGACTCACGGGTTGACTCGATGACTCAATTTGGACCCAAGCTTGACCACGAGGATGTAAAGCTTGACCACCAGATGACAGGATCTCTCCTATTATAAATAtgataatcaaatcaaatgtaagAACGAGGAattagaaagaagaaaaaatagagagagaggggggggggtggaggagaTAGGGGGATTCAAAACAGATATCTTGGTCGTGTCTACTATCTCATAAAtaggagaaagaaggaaagaatcaTCTTTAGATTGTCTAATTGctggccagcccccccccccctccctgccATCAAAATACCTCCGTAGCCCTATTACCTGCGACACATGCATCCATCGGCGGAACTCCACCAGCGCACCTctcggtgggattcgaacccttgGCCTTCTTCCGGCAACACCCACGACCATTAACAAAGCACCACGGTCCAAGGCGGTCGAAGAAAACAGTCATGATGATCTTATTCTTGATCTTGCCTTCCTGGTGACTCATTTTGATGACGATGGCGGACATTATGGTGACCACGATACTCATGATGAAACATTGCTGTACGTATACTGACAACATCGCAACACCACCTAAGGATGAACGAAAACAACAACCATAAAATGTCTATAATTTTAGCACACAGCTAAAGATTTTCTTCCTTTTgggctcatattttttttgtcagagtAGGGCCTATAATAAACCGAGGTTTAATAATGTAAGTTAAATCTTTTCAAGTTACacgaatgaaaaagaaagaccaTGCAGCCATATTTtccatgtatttatttcattatttacttATCCATTATCTATTGATTGATTCAAtgattgattatttatttatttatcatttggGGTGGGAGTTAGAACTCCGTGAGTTGATTATGGTCAACCTGATATAAATATAGACACTCCCTTATGTCGTGTATGTACATTGACATCAGGGGCTGATCCAAAATTTaccaaagggggagggggcaaatttttcagaagaaaattttgacaagccaaaaaaaaaaaaaaaaaaggtttttaaccaTTTCGTACCagaataaatttgacaagcaaaaaaattacagattttaattttccttctcAAGGGGGGGAGCACATGCCccctgtaccccccccccctccccctggatccgagCCTGATTGACATCTAAACTTCTAAATACTAAGAATGGCGAAATATTTCACACCGCAAAACAATTTAATAACAAGTTGAAAccgtgtttttttctttaatccccGACATACTtcaaattatctttattttccaGATGTTTGTGTAACTGATACTTTTGGAAAGTTGGACCAGCTTGATGCATCCATTATGTAGATTAATCAACCATCAAGTCTTTATATAGTAAGCCGTAGATGTAAAATGTGTTAGACGAAGTTTGCTAGGGCCCCAAACTTCCTTGGTACTTCACAAGACacataaacattattttgtattctgtCAAGTTCTCAGATCTGACAAATTAATCTTGCTTTTGATTGACTGAGAAGCCGGAGTAAAcagggtttttttaatattgtcactgtcggataaaacagattTTGCCAGATAATTCaatacaatttaattcaattcatgtGGTGTATTAACTTTTTTTGCGACAGAAGCAGAATTTTAAAAgtttacatttcaaacaaattaaaaataacaagGTAAATTAGTTTAGTATTACGAACACATTTTAACACAGagatataaaaaagtatatcatcagatgaattaataaatttatACCGAAAATCGTCTAAAATTCATCTTACAACTCGATCCTATCAGAAAATAGTTTACTTATTACTATACTTTCTTAAATCTTTTTTATCTATCAGAAATCACTGTCGAATACAAATTACCACGAGAGCTTTTTGGTAGGCTGTCTGTAACAACAATCTGAAAGACAGTCACACCCAGAACAAGAGAGATGGACGCCGAAAGACGCTCTCCACTTTTGGCGGGAATGATGAAAACAACAATCGATAACCAGCTGAGGAATGTCACTGGTAACATCACATTCTGGATGTAAAATCTGGGCAGTCTTTTGAATTTGAAACCGATATGCATCACCTCATTAGTGATGTTTATCCCATCGACCAAGCCGAGAGGAATGTACTCAGTTTTTGTAGCAGGATGAGGAGGCATGATATTCCACTCAGAGCTGATATTTTGTTGCGGAATATGAAGCTGGGCTGAATGAAGTCTCACGAGATAACTTGGTGTGTTTTGCAATGTAAATCGCAACctgggagagggagagagagggagagggatcgtgcatcattttcatttcatttatgttacatgcatgtatatacatatatatatttactattttcaaagAGATACAGAAGGTTATCAATAGTCATGATAAccttttgatatttatttatttattcattcattttgtttacccagggtagtctcttcaatataaaactgctttacaagaGAGCCCAGGCctgttaaaatataaaatattacaataataTTCAATGTTAAAAGATTAAAACATTACATACAACACACAGAGAAAGCAACTATACAAAAACCAGAGAACAGCAACAAAATAACACCAccataataaaatagaaatacttaAAATAGAGTAATACAATCATATCAGTTAACGCCAGGTAATGGCGGTCGTATCCTCAATTTCTTTCATCAACATCAAGTAAAAAAATGCTAAACAGGTAAACATagatttgattaaaataaaaacattttaagaaaaaaaataacaacaatccCTCCCCATCCCCCAATTCACGATAACACTATCAATATACACGATAaacttttaatattcatgatacCCAACATACCAGCATTCCTGTTCATCTAGGGGAAAGTTGTCAagttttagatcacatgatGTGTGATGTATTAAAGGTGATTCGAGATGTAACCATCCATCGTATGTGATGAAAGTTTGACTGACTTCATCCTTTATAGGATTCTCTGGTTTGTCTTGCAccctttaaaaagtaaaaaaaaaaatgtgaaagataATTAGATGCATTTTACTGGTAATGTATTTAAATTCCTGTTAATCAACGCATTTTATTCGTTTATCATCGATTCACTGGCTATACCGTGAGATTGACTAAAAAGAATCAGTTCATTATTAAAAGAGCtggtatccccccccccctggtttggcatttaaatgtacatgattattttttgaGACTCGACAGAAAGTCGTCACTGTGCCCATAACAACCGATCCAATACAATATAATACGCATCCATCGACCGACTTTATTGGCTTTATGAAtgggaatttttttattttccctttccaTTATACAAGCTAGAGAGAGCAAATTCATATTCTTAAAATCGTCACAAACATGTGCCAAATAACATAACCTAAAATATTGTTCGAAAAACAGTCATGATCGTACACATAGGGTCAAAGTACTTTATATATAGGCCTGTAAGgtcattatgattatgttattcACAGATAATCCAGACTGTAGatgggaggggggagggggggggggagggcacaaCTCGCCCCACTCGCATTCGTCGGGTAAGTGCTGAAATCCCCACGTCTGAACAGGAGCCACGGAACGAATTCGaagggggctgagccaaaagtttGGTGTGAAtcggagtgtgtgtgtgtgtggcatttgatcatgtttttgttcatttattaataaattggGATAATGGTTGTAGCCCGTGGCCCCTGCTGAAGCCACAGCCCGGCCTCGCTTGCTCATAtaccactttcctttttttcgtgccccccccccccctccccccgtttTAGCacgaatattattttttcaacaagAATAGGCATATCAGTCTGCCATTGTGCCGGATAGCATGAAAAGCTCATTGGAAATAATGTTTAGATTGTTCGGTCTGGGTCGGTCTTTCCCAATTTATTGTGACTGAGGTATCAAACCTAAccgtgtgtgtgtatttgagttttgtcagacgtgagtcaatcagatatgattatttacgtctaggAACGACCtataacgtcaccatccgaaagacgtgaccagggctcgaacctcgaacctctgcatcaatttgtaaactccccacagcttggattacaggcacacgccacaacgcccagtcaagCATAACTCTGCCACACTGACAGTCCTATATATACTGCATGGTCATTGTTGGAATATTCCCCAGTGAGTGGAGAGTGTACACAGCGTATACGCTGACGAGTCACAATCCAATTCGCTTGGCCCCGTCGGGTTGATTATTTACGATTATGACatgatcaatcgtaaaaaaacaGCCCCTGACGAATGGCTATACACTTTATATCACGTGTTCCAAATGTGACAAGCTCTATACATATAAGAGAGGGATAGGCTATTCGCTTTATGAATTTGCTGCTTCCACTAAAAGCATCTATAGCAGGCTTATTAGAAAATCCCACGTAACAATAGGCCCATATTATATTGACAACAATCGTCGAGATTTCATTCGATATTTAATCGGTGTTGCGGAGAATGCGTTATATTTAATAATATGGATGGGGTGGTGGTGGCATAGATTCTGTATTAGCTTAATTAAAATATCCAATATTCAATGCTTTCATAGAATAACTATATACTTCAGACCGCATCACTTAATTTGATTGATCCACAAAtcagaaaagaaatataaagtaaATTAACATCAGACACACTACGCCAGCAACAGCAATTAATTAATTACTGTTTATACCACGGCGtatttaatgttttaaatcactttcaatttgaACTGATGACAATGCTTGTTTGGGATATATTCAGCAGGGCCAATAAGGCACTTTTGAAAGTGATATATCAATCTTAATGAGGAAACCCACAAAATACACACATGAAAATACAGATCATTCCTATGTTTACA
It encodes the following:
- the LOC121412448 gene encoding acetylcholine receptor subunit delta-like, with translation MLNMLRLAIGILSLIILHGVCDAWRSNRTSRGDQGRLIHYLLDTGYDVRVMPFVEDGGPVLFNLSLSLVAISDLDAKTQLLHGSSWLIVDWHDDRLIWDPELYGGIESVIVNIDQTWSPKLYLQNAVQDKPENPIKDEVSQTFITYDGWLHLESPLIHHTSCDLKLDNFPLDEQECWLRFTLQNTPSYLVRLHSAQLHIPQQNISSEWNIMPPHPATKTEYIPLGLVDGINITNEVMHIGFKFKRLPRFYIQNVMLPVTFLSWLSIVVFIIPAKSGERLSASISLVLGVTVFQIVVTDSLPKSSRGGVAMLSVYVQQCFIMSIVVTIMSAIVIKMSHQEGKIKNKIIMTVFFDRLGPWCFVNGRGCCRKKAKGSNPTERCAGGVPPMDACVAGEILSSGGQALHPRGQAWV